In the Colletotrichum lupini chromosome 4, complete sequence genome, ccctagcttatgcctatattagtagttactagcgtatttaaccttaacgaggatatatctaatccgcgcgctagccgtagtaaatccgtactttcgctacctgacgaatttattaaagtctaagagattcccgcttcctcttactatctcgctactactctcgtttttaccctctctagcgattactattacccttttagatcgctagctattatacttattaagatcctccttttcgtttagtataaaaaggtaggttttagtagttcttttttttaatagtagcggtagacgtttatattaccgtaggacgatatagtaattagtctcgggatctttactagttactaatttccgcttttctatatacttctagcttcctaagcctcgtgctctctataatctctaaatcccctcctccctcgttagaccgtcccctatattatattcctaagtaatactcggggggtagttaaaggAGCTACGGGGAGGTCGTCTAGattgcgggcttaaggtcgtacccgTAAGAtcctaatagtaataaactttttctatatactatagatctcttagcttaataactcctatacgcTTCCTATTACGCTaactaagaatatttacgtttagaaatcccttttttcgatcgcgcggtgctcttttatactatactattaagcTTGCCCGTTGCGCTAATTAACTAGGCGGGTAGTTGCTGCGTAAGTAtttccttttactaatttaattagttaatttctaatcgcaggccggctacggaaaagttatttagtaaaaaggctacttaaggcgacggtaaaaaactagttacttaagcggttttattaattaacgtagtttaacgtagtagacgtcgacctctcgtaagtagtaaagggctacgattgctcgattccgtacggtatttaagaatcgcccccttttttatctactttcgtaaagttaattagtacgaatctcttatcccgtgcggtattaagaagtcgtctcttctatataacgagataccttaccgatttacgataataaaatttaattactaattagtattagtatccctattatagagtagttagttcgaaccgtagttaacgaagagattaattaaactatttagatatctacgtaggtataaaaaggaggttctaactataggttgggctggctacgataattataaatagggcccctaattggcccctgcgcagtcggctatatgccgcggtcgaattggacttccaatccgacacgaACATCGTTTAAGGGCTAGGCATGAAATACTTGAAATTAATGTAGACGATAACAAGGGAGTGAAAAGCATTATGTCAATAGGTGTATGacacagggaagaagctcacagAGGCCAACTGCTGTTAGGGTCTAGAAGATGAATTACTGAAAtctgcccttccctcgaggtgtACTCTCAGCGCTCTATATGTGTCTGAGCTGCTCCTTTGTTGCTTGGTCCTCCTCCTAATGCCCcttaagctatcccttaaccggcgaggcctgacACATTACTACTCATGCAAAAAGGCGTTTCGGCCTGAGAGGTTCATCGCTGTCTTAAAGAAATACCCCGTTCGTGAGTAGCCCATTGATTTCTAAGCTTCTCGAGCATGGGGCTGATCCAGATCGAAAACATGTGGGAGCAACGTTCTCAAATATGTTTAAGACGCCGTTTTCAAACAGTACAAAATGTAAATCGCGTCGAGAATCGAAAGTTGCGAAACGCGGCGCTCTTTTTTACACGCTTTGGAATGCTTCGCACACCACAATGCAAACTTCCAACAAAGGGTTTTGATCACACTTTCTTTCGACCCTGGATATGGGTAGTTGTTTTACATCGATCGTCTCCCGGTTCCTCTGTCTCAGTCTCGGTGGACTATCTACGTTGTTCTATCGGCGTCTGACTTGGTTGCTTCAATAGCTGCTAGGTATCGCACTTTGAGATTCAGCTCAGCACAAGAGTCCGAGAATCTTATGAGGCTTTTGGATACTAGTCGTAGAATCCACGACGGGCCCAAGGCTTGCATTGTTGGATTAACGAGCTACTTCTACGACACGTCTAAACCTTTTATGGAGGTCACCCCTGAAGATTCGGTTCACTTATGTAAGCCACTTCTCAGAAGTTTGCTTCTGGGTTCCCACAATTCAAAGACGATGAGATTGAACGCGGGGATCAAGTGAAAGAGTTCGGAAAGAGATTTGAGGCTGTTGTCGCGAGGAGCGAGATGACGACGAAGGACGTCCAAGATCATCTCACAGACCTCGGTCTCAGAGAAGCAACGGTGTACGTCGACGATGATGGAGTGCAGTGTTCTCGTGATGTTGCAAAGAAGATGACACCCGGGTGGATGGTCGAGTGGCTCTACGGGGAATCGCCCGAATCTTAAGGCTTCATTCTATTTGACTCTATTTGTCACCCATAAGCTATGGCACTCAGATGTGGAATAATACAGTATAGAGAAACCCTACAGTATGTTTTCCGGGTAATGGTAGTAGCTGGTTTCCAAGCGAACACTGCAGACAGTCTTCCAATTCCCTTCTGCCGAGCTGTCCAGATGTCATCGAATTCTCTTGAATAGGCGACATCGCATGACTAAAAAGCCACGTGAATCGCTGATTCTAGCTTGACGGCTTTTACCGTCTTTTCTTTCAGGCCTTAGGAAACTAGGAGAATTGTGCTACACGCCCCGAGGAATATGTGAAGCCGTTCGTTCGTCATACCAACCATAGCCAGTTTTCGTTGGATATAGTGAGTGACTTGCCGGTTTACGAATTGTTTGGCGATGATGTGACAAAATATTTCACGGCTATATTCGAGCACTTGGGGTGTCAAGAAGGCTCTTATAGTGATGTAGAAAGATAGCGGTGAAAATGCGGCCCGGCTGTGGGTCCCGGGATGTCGAACGCCGCATTTGCAGGGTCACCGAAACTCAATTATAGAACCGTGGTATGCCGGAGCCGCCGAGCACCAGGAATACTCATCCGAGATTAAATCGAAACTCTATTGAGCCTTGAAGAAATCATTCGGCCAATGCCGCTTCCCGTATTTCTCATTACGGACGCCGGCTAGCTGGCTTGGAGACCCCATTTGCAAGGTTTCTCAGTAGTGTTGAAGAATTATGCCTCACCGTTCATGACAAAGGAAGAATATAAGTACAGGAGGCAGAAGGTAACTCAGTCTTCCAATGGAGCCCTGAATCTTTGACTATCGAGAGCATCAATTGAACTATCTGCTGCGTGAAATCATTGTTTTTTTTCTCCCGGCCACTCCTTCACATCTGTTCTTTGTTATCTGCTGCTCTCAACAGCAAATGATACAAGCCATCATGCGTCATCAGACCTTCTCATATGTGGCTCTAGCCTTATTAGCCGCCATTGCAAACGCGCAGTTCGAGCACCCAGAGCACCCATACATAGCCCCAGCCTCAACCGACCGCCGCTCACCATGCCCAGCCCTTAATATCCTCGCCAATCACGGCTACATCAACCGCGACGGCGCCTTCATCTCAAGTGAAAGCGCCACGGTAGCTCAGATGCAAGCCTTCAACTTCTCCCGCGCTGTGTCTGCAGGCCCCGTCCCTGCGGCGCTGAAATACTCCACCACGGGTGTGAACGGGACTTTCCACCTCGACGACCTGGCGCAAAAGCCACTGGATCACGACGGAAGCTTGAGTCGCGGAGACCTAGCGCTGGGCGATAACCTGCGGTTCAATAGAACGATTTGGGATTCTTTCGTGGCTAGACTACCTGACGAATTCGTTACTTGGAAGCAAGCTGCTGAGGCTGGTGCTGCGAGACTCGAGGATGCGAGGAAGGAGAATCCCGAGTTTGTGCTTGATGCCGCTGGTGTCGCGGCTACAGTTGAGCAGATGAGTGGTCTTCTTGCCGCGCTTGGAGGAAGTGTCGAGGATGGAAAGGCGAGAAGGGATTGGATCAATGCTAGTTTCGTGGAGGAAAGGTTGCCGTGGTCGCTTGGCTGGAGGACGAGTGAGACGGTGCTTGAGGGGGCGGCCTTTGGCCCGATGGCGAAGGCCTTAAGGGAGTATGCGCCAGGTGGGGTTTGACCGCAGACACCTGAGCAGGAAGAAACTAGACATACATGTCAGCGAATTGTAGCACATACTTCTCAGAGGGTAGTTTTCCAGGGTCGATGAATCTCAGTAGCACCAACTTCCACAACGTGGGTATGTGGCATAACTTCAACCCAGATTCATCTAGCACCTTCAATTGAGCGCCCGTCTTATATGAAGAAGCAAATATATGGAATTGAGTGCTACTAACGACGTGCTACGTGAACATCTAGTCGTGACCAATGACGTTCTTAGGAACATAGGGCTCCTCCAGGTATTTGGCCTCCTCATCAGTCAGAGTCTTGCCCCGCAGCTCGCATGCCTCATCGATTCTCTTGACAGAGTTGAAGCCGGTGATGGGAACTCCGCCCTTGTAACGGATCCAAGCGAGCGCGACATGGCTCATGCTCCACCCCTTCTTCTCCGCAATCTCCTCAACCCGGCGAATGATGTTCTCATCAGCTTCACTGAGATCGGGGTTCATCGGACCCTTGCCTTGGGATCGGATGCTGGTGTTTTCGGCCTTGACAGACCGCGCCAGCTTTCCGCCGTAGAGCGGTGACCAGGGAAGAAGACCCACGCCTGTCTCCTTGCAGAACCGGTTCATTTCGCGCTCTTCCTCGCGGTAGACGAGGTTGTAGAAGTTCTGCATGCTGACGAACTTGGTCCAGCCGTTCTTCTCGGCGACAAACTGCATACGCGCGAATTGGGTGGCCCACATGGAGCTGGCGCCGATGTAGTGGATCTTGCCGGCTTGAACGAGGTCGTGGAGAGCTTTCATAGTCTCCTCGATGGGCGTGGTCGGGTCGAAGCGGTGGATCTGGAACAGATCGATGTACGTCGTTCCCAGACGAGAGAGGGCATCGTCGACAGCCTTGAAGATGGCCTTGCGGGAGAGACCGCCTTGGTTGACGTAGTCCTTGCTCTTGGGCACTTCTTGAGGAAACATGGTAGTGTGGAGGTTCGTCTCCTCGCCGACATAGATGAAGCACTTAGTCATGAGAACGATCTTCTCGCGGGGGATGCTGAACTTCTTGATGGCCTTGCCGATAACTTCTTCGCTGATGCCATTGGAGTACATGTTCGCGGTGTCCCAGGTGTTGATGCCGCGGTCGTAGGCGGCCTTGAGGATCTCAAGCGATGCTTCCTCGTCCAGCACCCACGGCGCCCATTCACTGGACCCGAGGGACATGCCGCCCAGGACTGGAACGGACACCCGAAGACCGGAGGTTCCCAGGTTTACATATTCGACCTTGGTGGTGTCGAGGCTCTTCTGAAGAGAGGCGGGAACGGGAAGTGCAAACATTGTGAATAGAGGTTGCCTTGAAGGAAGTTGGGTGTTATGGTGTTTTTAATTCTGGTGTTGATGTCAAGGTTGGTGATGTTGCGGTGAGCGTGAATTGATGAGATACTTATTCACGATGTTCGGTTGCAATTGCATGGTTATATAGCAGACATCTTGAATCCTTCATGACATTGAAAGACCATCTTACCTTGAATGCCGGCGTGGATTCATCAGCACTTGCCTAGGGTACTGAGGAGATAGTCGTAAAATCCGCATCATGAAGCCTTACACCTTGAGTATCACCAGGCTTCAGTTGGAGTATCATGGCTTCAAGATGGTAAAACACTGTTAAGACCGTTTATGTCCATTACTCACTGTAAGATGCAGAATGTATGTTTGTCAGGCAATGATGGCTGGTTGGCTTCATAGCCGGTGCATCAACGGAAAATCTGCCACATTTCCACCGTGAATGTGCTAAACAGTGCAGCGGGCAATTGACGGACTCTTTTCTTGTCCGTTCCTTTGGACTTCTCTTGAACAGCGTCGCAGCATTTGGGACTTTGGTTCTTAAGAGACAGCGGACCTTGGCGCCTTTAGGGCCCAGCTCCGCAAAATCCGGGGTTTAGTGCTTAAGCCCGGGGCAAATTGGCCGAGCCGGCAACGAACAAAGCTTGCTTACACAGCGGCCGACAGGCGGTTGTTTGGGAGTGCGGGCACTACCTCTGGCGCTCTGGTAACAGGAACCTTATGCGACAAAACACCATTCGGGAGCCTTTACACGCGATTACGTTCAGTCATGATGGCCTCAAGCGCTCGTGTACCGGACAGTTCTATGAGCTCAGCTTAATGGCATACATGCGCCGGTGAAGCTGAGTTAGATAGGCTTCACGTTTCTGTTCTAGATCTCAGGGATCCAGCTAGCGCCGCTCATCTTCAAACATACTACGTTGTCACCTTCCATCATCGTAAAGTTGTAGCAGTGTGAATGTTCGAGCTCTTCTACCACATACAATTCAGCAGGTGGCATGAGTATGATCATTGAAAAGGAAGATTTCTGCAGGTCCATCCCTTTGGTCATGAGATTACACGAGTGACCTGGAGGCGGCCAGACTGCCAAAGTCGCTTACGGCATTCCCAGGACTCGGTTGTCGTTGGTTTTGAGTGAGAAATTGAGTCAGCCATTTGGATTTGGTCCAGCCAAGTCACGATGCACGCGACTTGCAACAGGGTTCCCTGACTATAATGATCGTTCGCATGAAATCCGCCCAGTTTTGTGGCACACAAATCAGTAACTATTCCCAATCCCATTATGGTctctacgtaggtataaatgTGGGTAGTTCTGGAGGCCCTCGCGGCAATTCGCCTGATCAAGTAGCGCTTTAACTCCGCTAACGATACCTATGCCCAGTGCCCTGCCCATCAAATCCCACCTCTCGACCACCCAAACTGCACATGAGCTTACCAATATGTAGACAAATTCGTGAACATACGAAGCTTGAAACTCTTCCGATGTGTGACAAGTCCGACCAGTAGGATGAGCGTCTACCTACCTAGCTCAACATCACTGCAGAAGGCAGCCAACGAAATGAATTGACAGAAACGCCTCTTTGAGCCACTCTGAGACACGGCATGGAGTTAAGGTTGCTCGCGCCCGGCCAGCGGGCCCCATCTACGTCCCGACTTAAGCACTTTGAAAGTTTAGGCCCCTGCCGACCATCTGGAACTGGTCCGCGCGGTCTCCGCTCCGCTCCCCCTTGCTAACTCCGTCATAGACTTGGGATGAAGTCGCAAGCGGCCATTGGTAGTATATAATGGTTTCGTCCAAACACCTTTTCAACGTCATGTCATTAAGAAACCCCTCTCATCACTAGGACTGAATTCATTAGCTTCACTATCATCTACGTATCAATCACTACTATACCCTACAACAGCACACAATGGGCTTCATCTACAGCCAGCTCTTCAAGTCCTTGCCGTATCCCACCGGTTCATATGCGGGCAAGaccatcatcatcaccgGCAGCAATGTGGGTCTCGGCAAGGAAGCCGCCCGGCACTACGTCCGTCTCGGCGCCAGCAAGTTGATCATCGCCGTCCGAAGTCTCGACAAGGGCCGGGCCGCCAAGCAGGACATCGAGTCCACCACCGGCTGCGGCAAGGACGTCATTGACGTCTGGCAGCTAGACATGTCCAGCTACGCCAACGTCCAAAAGTTTGCTGAGCGTGTCAAGTCTGAGCTGGAGCGCGTTGACATCTTCATCGCCAACGCCGGTGTGGTACACAACAAGTTCAAGGACATGGAAGGGGAGGAGGGCACCATCACCGTCAACGTCGTGTCCACCTTTTTGCTCACTGCCCTCGTCTTGCCCAAGCTCAAGGAGACTGCTTCCAGATTCAACACGAGACCTACCTTCACAATTACCGCCTCCGAAGTGCACGCCTGGACAAACTTTGAGGAGCGCACCGCCCCCGATGGCGAGATTTACAACACCATCAAGGAAAGGGCAAAGGCTTCAGACGATGCCGTAGGCAAGCTCTACCCTCTCTCAAAGCTGCTCGAGGTCCTCGGCGTCAGGACCATCGCAGAAATGCACCCGGCTTCCGAGTATCCCGTCACCGTCAACTGCGTCAACCCGGGTCTCTGCCACTCGGAGCTGGGACGCGAGGCCGGTGGCTGGACCCTGTGGATCATGAAGCTTCTCCTGGCTCGCACGACCGAGTACGGCAGCAGGACGCTAGTTCATGCCGGGGCCTCAGGTGCCGATACTCACGGCAAGTACATGTCTGACTGCGGTATCGAGGAGCCGTCGCCGTTTGTGAGGAGTAAGGAGGGAAAGGAGGCGCAAGATCGTGCCTGGAATGAGTTGGTGCAGAAGCTGGAGGCCATCAAGCCTGGTGTGACG is a window encoding:
- a CDS encoding aldo-keto reductase, with the protein product MFALPVPASLQKSLDTTKVEYVNLGTSGLRVSVPVLGGMSLGSSEWAPWVLDEEASLEILKAAYDRGINTWDTANMYSNGISEEVIGKAIKKFSIPREKIVLMTKCFIYVGEETNLHTTMFPQEVPKSKDYVNQGGLSRKAIFKAVDDALSRLGTTYIDLFQIHRFDPTTPIEETMKALHDLVQAGKIHYIGASSMWATQFARMQFVAEKNGWTKFVSMQNFYNLVYREEEREMNRFCKETGVGLLPWSPLYGGKLARSVKAENTSIRSQGKGPMNPDLSEADENIIRRVEEIAEKKGWSMSHVALAWIRYKGGVPITGFNSVKRIDEACELRGKTLTDEEAKYLEEPYVPKNVIGHD
- a CDS encoding short-chain dehydrogenase encodes the protein MGFIYSQLFKSLPYPTGSYAGKTIIITGSNVGLGKEAARHYVRLGASKLIIAVRSLDKGRAAKQDIESTTGCGKDVIDVWQLDMSSYANVQKFAERVKSELERVDIFIANAGVVHNKFKDMEGEEGTITVNVVSTFLLTALVLPKLKETASRFNTRPTFTITASEVHAWTNFEERTAPDGEIYNTIKERAKASDDAVGKLYPLSKLLEVLGVRTIAEMHPASEYPVTVNCVNPGLCHSELGREAGGWTLWIMKLLLARTTEYGSRTLVHAGASGADTHGKYMSDCGIEEPSPFVRSKEGKEAQDRAWNELVQKLEAIKPGVTGKI